Genomic DNA from Enterococcus saccharolyticus subsp. saccharolyticus:
TACTGCCTGTGCCTATTTCTACCGTTCGATAGTGACTTCTTTTAGCTTCATTCAAGATATAATTCAGTAATTCCTGCGCAATTCCTTGACCTCGGTAATCCTCATGTACAGCTAGATTAACAATTTCCACTGTTTCTGGACGTGTGGGGATAATGGCTATGACACCAACGATTTTTCCAGTAATGGTTGCTTCCCATAACGTTCCTCTGTCTAGGTATTCCTCTACTAAGTCCT
This window encodes:
- a CDS encoding GNAT family N-acetyltransferase, with the protein product MEITEVHYVTPAHLELLLEADPSKDLVEEYLDRGTLWEATITGKIVGVIAIIPTRPETVEIVNLAVHEDYRGQGIAQELLNYILNEAKRSHYRTVEIGTGSTGMTQLYLYQKCGFRMTSIDRDFFVRHYAEPIIENGLVLKDMVRLSQDI